GGCTAACAGACGTTACCCCGTATCTATTTTTCACCACTATCAATACTATTAGGCCTGTTAAACGTTGTATAAAATCGAGTTTTTATTGTCTTTCTTCATAAATTGTCTCTAATTATCTGCCATACAGTATGCTATGTTAAAGATAACAATAGCGTTCATACTGAATTAAGTTAAAGAAGAATAATGAAATTGAAAAGGAAGATGCCATATGGACAATAAAACCTATCTTATCATCGGCGGGACTGGGGGCATTGGTCAAGCGATGGTCAGACAGCTGGTACAAGCGACTGCTAATGAAAAAAGCAGCATTAAAGTCTTTGCCACTTACCATAGAAGCGTTCCCGACTTTGAAGCGGATAATCTACATTGGTTACAAATGGATGTCAGCGATGAGAACAGTATCAAACAAGCTGCCGACGATATTAAGCAGCAGAGCACGCATCTTGATTGGGTGATTAACTGTGTGGGGCTGCTACATACTGAAAAATCACAGCCTGAGAAAGCACTTCGGCAAGTTGAAACGAAATTTTTCTTACAAAATATGCAAATCAATGCATTAGCAGGCTTACTGATAGCCAAGCATATTAGGCCGCTACTTGCTAAAGCGGAACGCAGTGCTGATAAACCTGCAATATTCGCGACTATATCAGCGCGTGTGGGCAGTATCAGTGACAATCAGCTGGGCGGCTGGTATAGCTATAGAATGAGTAAGGCTGCACTAAATATGGGTATGAAAAACCTAAGCATAGAATGGGGACGCTCATTAAAAGACGTGTGCATAGTGGTCATGCAACCAGGTACGGTCAACACGCAACTGTCTGCACCATTTCAGGGTAATGTCGCTGATGGGCAATTATTCTCGCCAGCCTATAGCACAGAATGTCTATTGGAAGTTCTGTCAAACATGACTGCTACCCAATCTGGGAGTTTTGTCGACTGGGCAGGGGAGTCAATTCCTTGGTAAAGTGGGATCTGAAAAATTAAATTATTAAAACAAAAAAAGAGTGTGTCATGATTCAGTCAATGACACACTCTTTTGATTTATAGAAGTCTGTTCCATAAAACCTCAATTAATCATCGTCTAGTTAATGACAAATAAGTCCATAAATTCATTAACAGGCGTTTGCTCTAATTGAGCTTGGTCATCGCACAGCTCAATGATTTCGTCACAACGACTTTCGATAAAGCGGGTAGCCAGACTGGATCGAAACTTCGCTTCTAGCACAGGGATGCCTTCTTCACGGCGTCGCTTGTGACCAATAGGATATTCAACAGCAACTTTATCGGTACTGGTGCCATCTTTAAAGAAGATTTGAATCGCATTGGCAATAGAGCGCTTGCTTGGATCGTGATAGTCTGCTGAGTAGCGCTCGTCCTCTTCTACCACCATTTTGCTACGCAGCTCATCAATTGATAGATGCTGCTCATGATAGTCATCTTCGTAGTTTTCTGCCATGAGATCGCCAGTTAATAGAGGGACGGCAACCATATACTGTAAGCAGTGGTCACGATCGGCAGGATTGGCAAGCGCACCCTCTTTTGAGATAATTCGAATCGCCGAGTCATGCGTGGTGAGAACGATTTTCTCAATATCATCGATTCTATCTTCAATGCGTGGATGCAGAATGACTGCGGCCTCACAGGCGGTTTGTGCATGGAATTCAGCAGGGAAACTTATCTTAAATAAAATATTTTCCATCACATAAGTACCAAAGTCACGCTGAAAGGTAAAACGACGCTCATCTTCAGGTTTGAGTGCTAGGTCTTTATTGGTATGGCTAAATAGCACATCATAAAACCCCCATTGCGGGGCAGTTAACGCGCCAGGTATTCCCATCTCGCCACGACGCGTGATATCTACCAAGCGTACAGCACGGCTGGTTGCGTCACCTGCCGCCCATGATTTACGGCTACCAGCATTGGGTGCATGGCGATAGGTGCGTAACGCTTGGCCATCAACAAGTGCTTGTGAAATAGCCGCCATAATACGCTCGCGTGGCAGGTCATATAATTTGGCGACGACAGCTGTTGATGCTAATTTAACTAAAAACACATGATCCAGCCCAACGCGGTTAAATGAGTTCTCAAGTGCTATTACACCCTGAATCTCATGCGCCATAATCATAGATTCAAGCACATCTCTTATGGTGAGTGCTTCGCGACCTTGGCTGACGTGTTGCTGACTGATATAGTCTGCTACTGCCAAGATACCGCCCAAGTTGTCTGAGGGATGCCCCCATTCGGCAGCAAGCCACGTATCATTATAATCAAGCCAGCGCACCATACAGCCAATATCAAAAGCGGCTTTGATGGGGTCTAATCGATGGGAAGTACCGGGGACGCGCGCGCCATTCGGCGTAATCTGATCAGCGCAATCGGGTCCTAGGTGTTTGGTACATTCAGGGAAGCGCAGTGCAAGTAAACCACAACCAAGCGTATCCATCAGACAGTAGCGTGCGGTATTCCAAGCATCAGCACTATTTGGGGAGTCATCATCAATAGAGTAGTTGAGAACATAATCGGCAATTTTTTGAATCTCGTCGTCATATTCTGGACGGACATTGCTTTCTACATTAGACATAGTCGTTACCTCTTCCTTAAGTTAGCTACTTTTTTGACCATTGACCGTTTACCACGACCACCGTTTTCACGATCATAGTCATGACTCAAAAGTAGCATACTCAATAGGTAACAACAGTGACATAGTGTAAAAGAACTTTGTAGTTTGAGCCCTTGTAATCTAAGGTTTTATTGTGAGTTTAATAACATACGACTTATCATATAAATATATCTAAGTCATCAAGTAGATTAAGCCTGCAATGAACATAAGGCTCAATATCAACAGTAAAAAACTCAAAAGTTTGGTCGCAAAACCTGATCCTTCTGAGCCACCTAACTTCAGGTTCTTTGCTTTAGATTTTTTAATAATCGGCAAAACCATATCAACATGTTCGAGACCGTCTGTAAGATAAAACTCACTTGCACGCACGAACCCTAAAGATTCATAGAAGTTGAGTAAATAGGTCTGTGCTGAGATTGCAATGGGTTTTTTACCGTATTTTTTACGGCAGTGCTTAATGGCATGCGTCATGATTTGGCGCGCCAAGCCCTCACCTCTATACTTCGGTAATACTAATACTCTGCCGATTCTAGGCATTGGCAGAGTATTAGCAGCTGAGGTACTAGATTCAGGTGCAATAATGCGACAGTAACCAACCAGTGCTTCATCTTTATGCGCGACAAGATGTAGGCAGTCAAAATCCACCTCATCCATATCTTGATAAGCGCAGTTTTGCTCGACGACGAATACCTGCGAGCGCGCTTTTAGAATATGATAAAGATCAACTGAAGTTAGCTCGTCAAAGGTTTTTATAGAAAATTGACAGGTCATAGTTAATGGTTCTTAATGATTTAGACGCTTTTGATTTACTTTTACAGTGGTGGCATAAGGACTAATACCTTTATCCATAATTTTAATGGCTTCTTCATCGATATCATTATCAAAGTTATTAAAAGCATTGTGATGTCCTAACATAAAGCTTTGACAGTTGCTTATCCACTTATTTACTAAGGTTGTTTGTGATGACATAATTTGCGAATTTATGTTACTAATAGAGTCTAAAAAAGCTTTTTGTTTTTCTTCAACCATAGTGAATATCTCTTTCTGTTGCAATTTAGCATTCATAGGAGAGGTAGCAAGCAGCCAAATTCTAGAGGCCATAATTTGTGGAATAGCGACACACATCGTCATAGTCTTTTGTTGAAGCTTTAATGCATTTGCTGAGTTAGTTAACATTTTGATCCCAATTAAAAAGTAAGGGTAAAGGTAGTAAATGAGCCAGTATCTTAGATATGGTAGTCATCAACGCTAGGTAACTAATCAAATATTTCGTTTAAAATTTATATATTTAAGAGAGATATAACTAAAAATAATCCACTATTATATATACTTAACCCTTTAGTGTTTGACTAATTTTGTCCAAGTTCAAGCTATCAGACATGGCACTAAATATCTCAAAGTACTTACCACGTTTCTCATACAGCTCTTCATGTGTGCCCGTCTCAACCACTTGACCATTTTCTATGACCACTAAATCATCGGCATCGATAATTTGGGCAATATTGTGCGAGACCATAATCACTGTGCGATCTCTTTTAATCAGGTCTAAGCTCTTTTTGACTTGTTGACTGGCAATCGCATCCAGACTGGCCGTTGGTTCGTCTAAAAACACAATTGGCGGATCTTTTAGAAACATCCTTGCCAGTGCGATACGCTGCTGCTGACCACCCGATAAGGACTTTGCCGTACTCTCATAACCGTGAGCCAGCTTTATAACTTGCTCATGGATAGAGGCTTTTTTAGCAGCGACAATAATATCCTCATCGGTCGCGTCCATATTGCCATAACGGATATTTTCACTGATGGTGCCTGAAAAAATATGATTGCTTTGTAACACCAGACCGATGCGCTGGCGTAATTCATGGGTATCACAATCGGCTAAATTATGACCATCCAAGTATATCGTGCCAGCATCTGGCTCATAAAATTTCACCAATAAATTAATAATGGTGCTTTTACCTGCACCGCTTAAACCAACTAGCGCAGTAATACGATTGGGTTTAATGGTGAAGCTGACATCTTTTAGCGCCTGCGTGCCATTAGGATAAGTAAAATCGACATTTTTGAGCTCGATATGACCTTTTAAATTTTTACTGCTCATCCCATTGACATTTTCGACTTGCTCATCATCTTCTAAGATTTCGAAAAATCCTTCGGCATAAGTCAGCGCATTGTTAATTTGGTCATAAATGCGATGTAACTGGCGAATAGGGGCAGCGACGTTTTGAAATAGCATCACATGGAATAAAATCATACCGATGGTCATCTGACCATTCAAGACAAAGTAGGCAGTAAGCAGGATGATAACCACCACCCCAATCTGTTCAATAAAGGTCTTAACCGCATCATAAATAAAACCAATGCTACGAATTCTAAGCTGATTGTCGGTCATCTCTTTTTGAATCTTTAAGTGCTTCTCAGCCTCAATAGATTCACGCACAAAAGATTTGACCACGCTGATCGAATTAATTAATGAAATAACAAGCCCGCTCTTGGCTTCTCTAAAGCCGCGCATCTGCCTGCGAAAGCCTTGCAAGCGCCGCGCTTGCTTTTGACTGATAAAAAAGTAAATGGGTATGATAATAAGACCGACCAAACCGATCCAAAAGTTGGTCGAAAACATGATAATGAGTGAAACGATGGCGCTGGCAAACAAGGGCAGCATGTCGATAAAGAAGTTTTGCACTAAACTTGTGAGACTGCTGACGCCGTAATCAATACGGGTTTGCAGTTTACCACTGTCGTTTTCACTACTGGTATAAAACGCCATACGATAGGTCAGAATGCGCTCAATGATGCGCTGGGACAAATCACGTGACAGATTGATACGAATCTTTTCACCAAAAAAACGCTGACCAAAAGAGATAAAGATAGACAATATCTCTTTAGTCAGTAAAACGACACTAATGATACCGAGCATGCGCAGACCAGCTTCCCAAGGCTCGGCAAGGGTGGCGATTTCGGTCAAGGTATCGACAGTGTAGCGCAGTACAAACGCATTGACCTGTGCGGTAAAAGAGCCAAGCACCGTCAACACCAGCGTAGCAATGATTAACATTCGATAAGGCTTAGAAAATACCGCCAGCTTTTTAAGAATATCCCATAGCAAAGCTCTCCGTTCTTTTTTTTCGACCGGAGGCTTTTTATCTAATTGTACGCGGCG
The nucleotide sequence above comes from Psychrobacter sp. P2G3. Encoded proteins:
- a CDS encoding ABC transporter ATP-binding protein, which translates into the protein MLIIATLVLTVLGSFTAQVNAFVLRYTVDTLTEIATLAEPWEAGLRMLGIISVVLLTKEILSIFISFGQRFFGEKIRINLSRDLSQRIIERILTYRMAFYTSSENDSGKLQTRIDYGVSSLTSLVQNFFIDMLPLFASAIVSLIIMFSTNFWIGLVGLIIIPIYFFISQKQARRLQGFRRQMRGFREAKSGLVISLINSISVVKSFVRESIEAEKHLKIQKEMTDNQLRIRSIGFIYDAVKTFIEQIGVVVIILLTAYFVLNGQMTIGMILFHVMLFQNVAAPIRQLHRIYDQINNALTYAEGFFEILEDDEQVENVNGMSSKNLKGHIELKNVDFTYPNGTQALKDVSFTIKPNRITALVGLSGAGKSTIINLLVKFYEPDAGTIYLDGHNLADCDTHELRQRIGLVLQSNHIFSGTISENIRYGNMDATDEDIIVAAKKASIHEQVIKLAHGYESTAKSLSGGQQQRIALARMFLKDPPIVFLDEPTASLDAIASQQVKKSLDLIKRDRTVIMVSHNIAQIIDADDLVVIENGQVVETGTHEELYEKRGKYFEIFSAMSDSLNLDKISQTLKG
- a CDS encoding SDR family oxidoreductase — encoded protein: MDNKTYLIIGGTGGIGQAMVRQLVQATANEKSSIKVFATYHRSVPDFEADNLHWLQMDVSDENSIKQAADDIKQQSTHLDWVINCVGLLHTEKSQPEKALRQVETKFFLQNMQINALAGLLIAKHIRPLLAKAERSADKPAIFATISARVGSISDNQLGGWYSYRMSKAALNMGMKNLSIEWGRSLKDVCIVVMQPGTVNTQLSAPFQGNVADGQLFSPAYSTECLLEVLSNMTATQSGSFVDWAGESIPW
- a CDS encoding GNAT family N-acetyltransferase — encoded protein: MTCQFSIKTFDELTSVDLYHILKARSQVFVVEQNCAYQDMDEVDFDCLHLVAHKDEALVGYCRIIAPESSTSAANTLPMPRIGRVLVLPKYRGEGLARQIMTHAIKHCRKKYGKKPIAISAQTYLLNFYESLGFVRASEFYLTDGLEHVDMVLPIIKKSKAKNLKLGGSEGSGFATKLLSFLLLILSLMFIAGLIYLMT
- a CDS encoding bifunctional 2-methylcitrate dehydratase/aconitate hydratase; its protein translation is MSNVESNVRPEYDDEIQKIADYVLNYSIDDDSPNSADAWNTARYCLMDTLGCGLLALRFPECTKHLGPDCADQITPNGARVPGTSHRLDPIKAAFDIGCMVRWLDYNDTWLAAEWGHPSDNLGGILAVADYISQQHVSQGREALTIRDVLESMIMAHEIQGVIALENSFNRVGLDHVFLVKLASTAVVAKLYDLPRERIMAAISQALVDGQALRTYRHAPNAGSRKSWAAGDATSRAVRLVDITRRGEMGIPGALTAPQWGFYDVLFSHTNKDLALKPEDERRFTFQRDFGTYVMENILFKISFPAEFHAQTACEAAVILHPRIEDRIDDIEKIVLTTHDSAIRIISKEGALANPADRDHCLQYMVAVPLLTGDLMAENYEDDYHEQHLSIDELRSKMVVEEDERYSADYHDPSKRSIANAIQIFFKDGTSTDKVAVEYPIGHKRRREEGIPVLEAKFRSSLATRFIESRCDEIIELCDDQAQLEQTPVNEFMDLFVIN